The Prochlorococcus marinus XMU1408 genomic sequence GGAATTAGATAAACAAGCTCAAAGCAGTGACTGGGGAAAAGTTGGTGATTTAACTCAAAAACAACTTATCTATGCGGCTAATGATGTTAGATTTTTACTAGGAGCAAAACACAAACTTGAAGAGATGTTGAAACGTGAAGAAAGATGGGAATTAGCCAAAAAATGTTTCCAATGCGTACCAGTTTTGTCCGAGCTTGATAGAAAAAGATTTATAAATATTTTTGATCATTAATTTTTTCAATCTACAGATCTCTTAATCCTCAAGCATAAAATTCTCCTCTTCTTTTAGAGCCTTTAATAATTGATCAAATGATGCCGAGGCGGATTCACTCTGGTTTTTATCCTCATTTAAAGTTTGCTCAAGGATCTTTTGAGCAATTTCTTTTCTAGATTGCAAATCTTTTTTCCCTTCTTTAGCTGCCTCGACCTCTACTTTTCGTCGAGCGGCTGAAATACTAATACTTAAAGAAGATGCTATCTGAGCACAAATTTTAAGATAATGATGATCTTCAATTAGTGGCATAGGCAGAAGATTGAATCGAAAATCTTCATAAAAAATCTTCTCCTAGATTACACCGCACTCTAAACCCTTGGACAAGTGAGTAGAAATAATAAGGGCTATAGCATGACTTCCACCCTCGGGACCCATTCTTTTTGATCCTCTTAAGCCAATAATCTCTCTATCAAAATCAGAATTTAGTAAAAACCCCACTTGTTTGGCGAGAGTTTCATCCCTCTTCGCAATAGTTACAGCACCTCCTAATAAACGACTTTGGCGCTTAGCAAAATTGAAATTAAATTGATGTCCCTTACCCGGCAAGGACACGCATGGGATACCTAAACCTACTAATTGTTCTGTGGCTGTTCCTGCATTAGCTACTCCTACTTCTCCCCACTTAGCCCAACAAGAAAACTTATTAAAACCTATCAATATGAGTAATGAGTTTTTTTTCCATGTTTCCGAAATTCCATTTTCATCTGATGATTGATAAGTAGGTTTAAAACCTAAGTCAATCAAAATCAATTCTATTTTTTCTCTCATTGAAGAAGAACTTAAAGGCACAAATACTGCAATTAAGGATGAAATTTGAATAAGCTGAATTGCAATTAGAAGTCTTTTAAAATTCTGATACGCCTCAGGCAAACGACTTCCACATAACAAAATCAAACGTCTATATTTTTTAAAATCATCAGGACATTCTCTCTTAGAAATCCCATCCATCATTGGATTTCCCGGCGATAATGCCTTTACTCCATGATTTCTCAAACCTCTAGCGGTAATTTTATCTCTGACTACAACCATCCTGCATCGACTAGATCGCATCAACCAATATTCCCAAGGATCCCACTCAGTTCCTTTCAATCGATGGTAAAAATCACTCAAAGATGATCTAGGCCCACTCGCCCATGTGTAATCACTTTTAGGAGTACCAACAAACAAATAATTTGCCCCACTAGCCCATGCGAACAAAAGAGGTAATAAATCTCCAACTGCAACGACAATTCTTCCTTCTTTAGCTGATCTATGAATCAAAGTCCATTGTCTCCAGAGACTTCCTAATAATCCAGCTTTTAAATCTAAAACCAAGCCACTAAAACTCTGATTACTAAATCCCCCGCTTGGTAAAATTGTTGAGGGGCCAATTTTGGTAAGCCAGCCATCTTTTACAAGCTTTGAGAATGCGTCACCATCTCCAACCATCGGGAGAACCGCAGGGGAGATATCTGGATTAATTTCATGGAGAGCTTCTATAACCTTGCAAGCAATCGTGTCTTCTCCATGACCATTACAAAGAAACAAAAGATTTTGTTCGGTTTGACTGATACGATTTGAATTGGAAATGAAGATTGCATTTTCGGCGGCATGGCCAAGTGGTAAGGCAGAGGATTGCAAATCCTTTATCCCCAGTTCGAATCTGGGTGCCGCCTTAATTATTATTCGTTTAATTTTTCTAAGGAAGCCTTCCAGCTCAATGCTCCATGTGTAGCGAGTAGCAAGTTTCAAGAAGGTTCAGAAATTAATAAATTGATTTTGGTACTAGATCTAAATTTTGATCATATATCCATTCTTACAGTTAGCCTCAAAAAGAACCACTAGCGAAAAGCTTACAGGTAATCAGCATAACAATTAATTACATCTTATTTTGACTACTTGATAGAATATTTTTTGCTCATGTTATGAAGGTTTTTTTTCATTACAATTAAATAGAAGAATTCACATGAAAACATTATTCATGAATTAATATTAATCATATTAAACAATAAGAACAGTGTCTGATCAAATTGAATTCAGTTCTTTTTATAAATTATTAAATTCAATAAAGGAAGGTAAATTAGATCAAATATCGTTACTTGATGAAAAGATCAATGAATTCAAAAATGGTAATAACACGAAAAGTTTTCTTGATGAGTTAGGATCTCTTTATCTTTCTATAGGTATAACAGAGTTATATAATTTCACGAATACAAAAAATCTACAGGAAATAGGACTAATCGATAAAGAAGGATGGGAAACTTTATCTTCTTCGAATCAACAAGAATTACCTGTATACTTAGCAAATAAAATGATTGAGTACGTTAAAGAGAATAAAAAAGTAAAGGAAATGTCTAAAAAGTGGAATGTTAGAGAAGGTGAAATAAGAAAACATATAACTAAAATGGCAAGATATATAACTGAAGGGATTATTGATGTAATTGAATAATAAAAAAGAAAGATTAATACTTTAAATTAGGAATATTTTTGATAATCTTATGTATAAATTATAAGTTAATAGTCATTATCTGCGACACAAATACCTAGACATCTTATCCCGTTACTAGAGGTTCTTCCACAATGATTGCATAGGACTTTTTCTTGTTGATCTTTACTTTCATTATCATTGTGATTTTCTTCATTGCTATGTTTTTTTTCTAAAGAAGATTCTTGAAAGCTATTTAATTTATTCATGTAAGATAATGATATTAATTTTCTTTATTAGAAATAACTTTAATGTAGTCATGACTAAGAAAAAAATGGGAATTGGTTTTGGAACTTGGGCTTGGGGAAATAAGCTTGTTTGGGGCTACAAAGCTGAAACAGATGATATTTTACTTAAAAAAACTTTTTTTGATGCAATAGATGGAGGATTAGATCTTGTTGACAGTGCAGATTCATATGGGACTGGAAATTTATTTGGACAAAGTGAAAAACTTATCGGCGATTTCCTAGAAGAATTACCCAAAAGAAAGCTCAAAAAAATTACCATCGCTACAAAGCTTGCCCCCTTTCCATGGAGAATAGGTCGCAATGGTCTAAATAAAGCTTTTCAAGAAAGTAATCAGCGTCTGAAAGGGAATATGAAAAGAGTGCAGCTTCATTGGAGTACTTATCGCTATGCACCTTGGCAAGAAGAGCAATTACTTAATGGCCTAGGAGATTTATATGAAGAAGGTTTAATTAAAGAAATTGGGCTCTCTAATACTGGTCCAAGAAGACTCAGTTTTTTATTCAAAAAACTGAAAAAAAGAGGAATTAAAATTAATAGTATCCAAATGCAACTTTCGTTATTAACAAAACCATCTTTAGACGATGAAAATATCAAAAATATATGTGATGAAAATGAAATTGAATATTTAGCTTATAGTCCATTAGGGCTGGGAATCCTAACAATTCCACCTAATCAATCACCCAAACCGAACACATTCTTACGACAAAAATTATTCGAAAGAATACTGCCAAAAACTATAGAATTGAGAACATTGATGTCGAATATTGGAAAAAGATATTCAGCATCCCAGGCACAAGTTGCATTGAATTGGGTAAGATCTCACGGAGCTAAGCCAATAGTCGGGATTCGAAATCCGTTTCAAGCTAAAGATGCAGTATCTGCATTTAATTGGTCTTTAACTAAAAGTGAAAAAGAAAGTCTGGATTTTTACAGGAATAAATGTCTAGCAAATATGCCTCAAAATCCTTTCATTAGTCCCTAATAAAAATTCAAGTATCAGGACTGACAATCACTTTCATTGAATCTGAGGAAGTTGGAAGACTAATCACTTTTGCTGGTGGAATAGGCTGTGAATTTGTATTTTTTTCAATTATTTCTTTTTCAGGCTCTTTTTCATCTTTAGCACAAGCTTCTAATGCTTCTCGCAACAAAGAGTCAAAGGTTGCACCTGGCAATCTATGCCTAGCGACCTCAAGGAATGTGAGTGGTAAAGACTCTGAAGCCGCATCTTTTAATGCAGGATTATTTTTTCTATGTTCTTGTTCGTCCTGAATGGCTCGTATAAATCTGAGAGTTACTTCATGCTTAGTCGAAGCTTTTATCAAAGTATCGTTATCTCTTTGCCCATTAGTTGCTTCTTGTTCAAGGTCATTAATTCTACTCTCTAAACTTGTTAGCACTTCATCAGCTTCTTTCCCAATGTGTGAAAGTTGTCCGTCAGACAAATTTGGTAAATCCGCTACATAGACTTTTCCATGATCTCTAAGGGTTAAGAAAGTTGGTCTTGGGCCACCATTCTGTCGCATTCCCGAATCTACTTGACCTCCTAAAGGCCTTTTAGGAGGTGTTGGACCTGCAGAACTTCTCCTACGCGTTAGACGCTGTTGATTTTCAAAAGGCATAGAGCTAATTAAGATCTAACTTCGCATTACCCGAACTAATATCCGGCTTGCGTTTTTTTTACATCTTACTGTTTTTTTTCCGTTATAGAAAATCTTTTTTAACCTTCATTTAATTTGTTCAAAAACTTTACTTCAGAATTTTATAAAATTACGCTTAAAGCCTCACAAAGGTATTCCTAAAATCTCGAGATTGTTTGAATTATTCTGACTTTCAACAACTTGACCTATTTCCCAAGCTTCAAAACCATTTTTAATACATATTTCTAAAGCAGAGTTCACTTTATTTTTAGAGATAATTAAACAAAAACCGATCCCCATATTAAAAGTATTCCAAAGATCAATTTCAGGAATATCTCCAGTATTTTTTAACCAATTAAAGATTTCAGGTATTTCCCAAGTAGTTATATTTATATGTGGTGATAATCCGGAAGGAAAAATTCTAGGGAGATTCTCTGGCAAACCTCCACCTGTGATGTGAGTCATTCCATGAATTGGTAAATTTTCTCTCAACAATTGCTCAACAAGTTGAACATATATTGCGGTTGGTTCCAGCAAAGCTTGCAGCAAGTTCCTTTTGTTTTTCCCATAAAGAGTATTTTCATTCACATTAGCCATGGAAAGAACTTTACGAACAAGACTAAAACCATTGCTATGAACACCATTACTTTTAATCCCAATAATCTTATCTTCACAATTAATTTGCGTGCCATCTATTAAGTGATGATTTTCAACGATCCCAACACAAAAACCTGCTAGATCATATCTTCCACTTGGATAAAAACCTGGCATTTCAGCAGTTTCGCCTCCCAAGAGAGAACAATTCGATTGAGTACAGCCAGCTGCGATCCCCTCTATTACTTCAGCCAAAGCATCAGGAGTCAAAGTTCCACTTGCTATGTAATCAAGAAAGAATAAAGGTCGAGCACCATTTGTTATTACGTCATTGACGCACATTGCGACTAAGTCTATTCCAACACCAAAATGACAACCACATTGCTGAGCTAATTCTAATTTTGTACCAACACCATCTGTCCCTGATACCAAAACTGGACTTTCATAACCTTTTGGAATTCTTATACATCCTCCAAAACCTCCTAACCCCCCTATGACCTCACTTCTATGAGTTTTTTCAACGCATGATTTAATTCTCTCCACAAAGGCTCTTCCAGCAGTAACATCAACTCCCGCAGTTTTGTAATCCATCAGTAAAAAGCTTTCTTATTCAAAAGATATGAACCCTAATATGAAATCCATATGGGATCAGTATGCAATCAACCTATTTCATTTCAATCATAAGT encodes the following:
- the purM gene encoding phosphoribosylformylglycinamidine cyclo-ligase — encoded protein: MDYKTAGVDVTAGRAFVERIKSCVEKTHRSEVIGGLGGFGGCIRIPKGYESPVLVSGTDGVGTKLELAQQCGCHFGVGIDLVAMCVNDVITNGARPLFFLDYIASGTLTPDALAEVIEGIAAGCTQSNCSLLGGETAEMPGFYPSGRYDLAGFCVGIVENHHLIDGTQINCEDKIIGIKSNGVHSNGFSLVRKVLSMANVNENTLYGKNKRNLLQALLEPTAIYVQLVEQLLRENLPIHGMTHITGGGLPENLPRIFPSGLSPHINITTWEIPEIFNWLKNTGDIPEIDLWNTFNMGIGFCLIISKNKVNSALEICIKNGFEAWEIGQVVESQNNSNNLEILGIPL
- a CDS encoding lipid-A-disaccharide synthase-related protein, coding for MFLCNGHGEDTIACKVIEALHEINPDISPAVLPMVGDGDAFSKLVKDGWLTKIGPSTILPSGGFSNQSFSGLVLDLKAGLLGSLWRQWTLIHRSAKEGRIVVAVGDLLPLLFAWASGANYLFVGTPKSDYTWASGPRSSLSDFYHRLKGTEWDPWEYWLMRSSRCRMVVVRDKITARGLRNHGVKALSPGNPMMDGISKRECPDDFKKYRRLILLCGSRLPEAYQNFKRLLIAIQLIQISSLIAVFVPLSSSSMREKIELILIDLGFKPTYQSSDENGISETWKKNSLLILIGFNKFSCWAKWGEVGVANAGTATEQLVGLGIPCVSLPGKGHQFNFNFAKRQSRLLGGAVTIAKRDETLAKQVGFLLNSDFDREIIGLRGSKRMGPEGGSHAIALIISTHLSKGLECGVI
- a CDS encoding aldo/keto reductase, translated to MTKKKMGIGFGTWAWGNKLVWGYKAETDDILLKKTFFDAIDGGLDLVDSADSYGTGNLFGQSEKLIGDFLEELPKRKLKKITIATKLAPFPWRIGRNGLNKAFQESNQRLKGNMKRVQLHWSTYRYAPWQEEQLLNGLGDLYEEGLIKEIGLSNTGPRRLSFLFKKLKKRGIKINSIQMQLSLLTKPSLDDENIKNICDENEIEYLAYSPLGLGILTIPPNQSPKPNTFLRQKLFERILPKTIELRTLMSNIGKRYSASQAQVALNWVRSHGAKPIVGIRNPFQAKDAVSAFNWSLTKSEKESLDFYRNKCLANMPQNPFISP
- a CDS encoding histidine phosphotransferase, whose protein sequence is MPFENQQRLTRRRSSAGPTPPKRPLGGQVDSGMRQNGGPRPTFLTLRDHGKVYVADLPNLSDGQLSHIGKEADEVLTSLESRINDLEQEATNGQRDNDTLIKASTKHEVTLRFIRAIQDEQEHRKNNPALKDAASESLPLTFLEVARHRLPGATFDSLLREALEACAKDEKEPEKEIIEKNTNSQPIPPAKVISLPTSSDSMKVIVSPDT